In the Vibrio gigantis genome, one interval contains:
- a CDS encoding DeoR/GlpR family DNA-binding transcription regulator: MSKRNTQLRRHAISNLVNEKGEVSVDELSAKFETSEVTIRKDLASLEKNGQLLRRYGGAISLPKEVVNEELGQQVSNRKISLAKAAADLIRDHNRIVIDSGSTTGALIQQLNSKRGLVVMTNSLHVANALNELESEPTLLMTGGTWDTHSDSFQGKVAESVLRAYDFDQLFIGADGIDLDRGTTTFNELVGLSKVMAEVSREVIVMVESEKVGRKIPNLELAWNHIDILITDTDLSKESQASIESHDVRVILTDPE, translated from the coding sequence ATGTCGAAACGAAACACCCAGCTCAGAAGACATGCAATTTCTAACCTAGTGAACGAAAAAGGGGAGGTTAGTGTTGACGAATTATCCGCTAAGTTCGAAACCTCAGAGGTCACTATTAGAAAGGATTTGGCGTCTTTAGAGAAAAACGGTCAGCTTTTACGCCGTTATGGTGGTGCCATTTCGTTACCGAAAGAGGTTGTGAACGAAGAACTGGGGCAGCAAGTTTCGAATCGAAAGATTTCTTTGGCAAAAGCGGCTGCAGATCTAATTCGTGACCATAACCGCATTGTGATCGATAGCGGCAGCACGACAGGTGCTTTAATTCAGCAGCTAAACAGTAAGCGTGGTTTGGTTGTTATGACCAACTCATTGCACGTGGCTAACGCCCTTAATGAACTTGAAAGTGAACCGACGTTACTCATGACCGGCGGAACATGGGATACCCATTCGGATTCTTTCCAAGGCAAAGTCGCAGAGTCAGTGCTGCGAGCTTACGATTTTGACCAACTGTTTATCGGGGCTGATGGTATCGACCTCGACAGAGGTACAACCACATTCAATGAGTTGGTTGGCCTGAGTAAAGTTATGGCTGAAGTGTCACGAGAAGTGATCGTGATGGTTGAGTCTGAAAAAGTGGGACGAAAGATCCCCAATTTAGAGCTGGCTTGGAACCACATCGATATTTTGATTACGGATACAGACTTGAGCAAAGAATCTCAAGCAAGTATCGAATCACATGACGTTCGAGTGATCCTGACTGATCCAGAGTAA
- the pykF gene encoding pyruvate kinase PykF, translating into MKKTKIVCTIGPKTESVEKLTELVDAGMNVMRLNFSHGDFAEHGTRIANFRKVMENKGEQLAILLDTKGPEIRTIKLEDGNDVDLVAGQEFTFTTDATVVGNKDVVAVTYLGFAKDLTAGNTILVDDGLIEMEVIATTETEVKCKVLNNGALGENKGVNLPGVSVQLPALSEKDKADLKFGCEQGVDFVAASFIRKEEDVKEIRELLNANGGENIHIISKIENQEGVDNFDSILEASDGIMVARGDLGVEIPAEEVIFAQKMMIEKCNRARKMVITATQMLDSMISNPRPTRAEAGDVANAIMDGTDAVMLSGETAKGKYPVEAVTIMAQIANRTDSALKAELGSRLDSPRLRITEAVCKGAVDTAEKLAAPLIVVATEGGKSARSVRKYFPTANILALTTNEKTAAQLVLTKGVKPVLVDSIENTDAFYINGKEIALQSGLGNKGDIVVMVSGALVASGTTNTASVHVL; encoded by the coding sequence ATGAAAAAGACCAAAATCGTATGTACGATTGGCCCTAAAACTGAATCTGTAGAGAAGCTAACTGAACTAGTAGATGCTGGCATGAACGTTATGCGTCTTAACTTCTCTCACGGTGATTTCGCAGAGCACGGCACTCGTATCGCGAACTTCCGTAAAGTAATGGAAAACAAAGGTGAGCAACTTGCTATCCTTCTAGATACTAAAGGTCCAGAAATCCGTACTATCAAGCTTGAAGATGGTAACGACGTAGATCTAGTAGCTGGTCAAGAGTTCACTTTCACAACTGACGCAACAGTTGTTGGTAACAAAGACGTAGTAGCAGTAACTTACCTAGGTTTCGCTAAAGACCTAACAGCGGGTAACACTATCCTTGTTGATGACGGCCTAATCGAAATGGAAGTTATCGCAACAACAGAAACTGAAGTTAAGTGTAAAGTTCTTAACAACGGTGCTCTAGGCGAAAACAAAGGTGTTAACCTTCCTGGCGTTTCTGTTCAACTTCCAGCTCTTTCTGAGAAAGACAAAGCTGACCTTAAGTTTGGTTGTGAACAAGGCGTTGATTTCGTTGCTGCTTCTTTCATCCGTAAAGAAGAAGACGTTAAAGAAATCCGTGAGCTTCTAAACGCTAACGGCGGCGAGAACATCCACATCATTTCTAAGATTGAAAACCAAGAAGGTGTAGATAACTTCGATTCAATCCTTGAAGCTTCTGACGGCATCATGGTTGCTCGTGGTGACCTAGGTGTTGAAATCCCAGCTGAAGAAGTAATCTTCGCTCAGAAGATGATGATCGAGAAGTGTAACCGTGCACGTAAGATGGTTATCACTGCAACTCAAATGCTTGACTCTATGATCAGCAACCCACGTCCAACTCGTGCAGAAGCGGGTGACGTTGCGAACGCAATCATGGATGGTACTGATGCTGTAATGCTTTCTGGTGAAACTGCTAAAGGTAAGTACCCAGTTGAAGCTGTTACTATCATGGCTCAAATCGCGAACCGTACTGATTCAGCTCTTAAAGCCGAGCTAGGTTCTCGTCTAGACAGCCCACGTCTACGCATCACTGAAGCAGTATGTAAAGGCGCTGTAGACACTGCAGAGAAGCTAGCTGCTCCTCTAATCGTTGTTGCAACTGAAGGCGGTAAGTCTGCACGTTCAGTGCGTAAGTACTTCCCAACTGCAAACATCCTTGCTCTAACAACTAACGAAAAGACAGCTGCACAGCTAGTTCTTACTAAAGGTGTTAAGCCAGTTCTTGTTGACTCTATCGAGAACACAGACGCGTTCTACATCAACGGTAAAGAAATCGCTCTACAATCTGGCCTAGGTAACAAAGGCGACATCGTAGTTATGGTTTCTGGTGCTCTAGTAGCTTCTGGTACTACAAACACGGCATCTGTTCACGTTCTATAA
- a CDS encoding O-acetylhomoserine aminocarboxypropyltransferase/cysteine synthase family protein — MKDETLSIHFGYETDPTTKSVATPIYQTVAYEFDDAQHGADLFNLEVPGNIYTRTNDVLEKRMAALEGGIAGLVVSAGSAAINYAIQTLTQIGDNIVSTPQLYGGTYTLFAHMLPNQGIEVRFAKDDKPESLAALIDEKTKAVYCESIGNPAGNIIDLERVAELAHAQGVPVIVDNTVATPVLCKPIDFGADIVVHSLTKYVGGHGTTLGGVIVDSGKFPWAEHKDRFPVFNQPEPSYHGVVYTEAFGEAAFIGRARTVPLRNTGAALSPMNAFMLMQGLETLSLRMERHTENALKVAEYLQQHEKVSWVNYAGLPSSEFYPLAEKYMQGKPSAILSFGLKDGYEAGVRFYDALQIFKRLVNIGDAKSLACHPASTTHRQLSEAEQKQAGVSPEMIRLSVGIEHIEDILADLEQALNA, encoded by the coding sequence ATGAAAGACGAAACACTCTCGATTCACTTCGGCTACGAAACCGATCCAACGACTAAATCCGTTGCCACTCCTATCTACCAAACCGTTGCTTATGAGTTCGATGATGCACAACACGGCGCTGACCTGTTCAACCTAGAAGTACCGGGCAATATCTACACTCGCACCAATGATGTGTTAGAAAAGCGAATGGCAGCCCTAGAGGGTGGTATTGCAGGCCTAGTCGTAAGTGCGGGTAGCGCTGCGATTAACTACGCGATTCAAACCTTGACACAAATCGGGGACAACATCGTCTCAACACCTCAACTTTACGGTGGCACTTACACCCTATTTGCTCACATGCTGCCAAACCAAGGGATCGAAGTACGCTTTGCTAAAGATGACAAACCAGAAAGCTTAGCGGCACTGATCGATGAAAAAACCAAGGCGGTTTACTGTGAAAGTATTGGTAACCCAGCAGGTAATATCATCGACTTAGAGCGTGTCGCAGAGCTTGCTCACGCACAAGGTGTGCCTGTGATTGTTGATAACACGGTAGCAACACCGGTACTGTGCAAGCCTATCGATTTTGGCGCTGACATCGTAGTTCATTCACTAACGAAGTACGTTGGTGGTCACGGTACAACATTGGGTGGCGTGATTGTCGACTCAGGTAAATTCCCATGGGCAGAACACAAGGACCGCTTCCCTGTGTTTAATCAACCAGAGCCTTCTTACCACGGTGTGGTTTATACCGAAGCCTTTGGTGAGGCTGCGTTTATTGGTCGCGCTAGAACGGTTCCACTACGCAATACAGGCGCCGCACTGTCACCAATGAATGCTTTCATGCTGATGCAAGGCTTGGAGACGCTGTCGTTACGCATGGAGCGACACACAGAGAATGCGTTGAAAGTGGCGGAATACCTTCAGCAACATGAGAAAGTAAGCTGGGTAAACTACGCCGGCTTGCCTAGCTCAGAATTCTACCCGCTTGCTGAAAAGTACATGCAGGGTAAGCCATCGGCTATTTTGTCTTTTGGTTTAAAAGATGGTTATGAAGCAGGAGTTCGCTTCTATGACGCGCTGCAAATCTTCAAGCGCCTAGTGAACATTGGCGACGCCAAGTCTCTTGCTTGTCACCCTGCTTCCACAACACACCGTCAACTAAGCGAAGCAGAACAAAAACAAGCCGGTGTATCACCAGAGATGATTCGTCTCTCGGTAGGTATTGAGCACATCGAAGATATCTTGGCTGACCTAGAGCAAGCTCTTAACGCTTAA
- a CDS encoding acetolactate synthase 3 large subunit yields the protein MTTKPETAMLSGAEMVVQSLIEEGVEQIFGYPGGSVLDIYDALHAKTSEIKHVLVRHEQAATHMADGYTRSTGKPGVVLVCSGPGATNTVTGIATAYMDSIPMIVISGNVPNNLIGNDAFQECDIVGVSRPIVKHSFLVKKAEDIPEVVKKAFYISTTGRPGPVVIDLPKDILNPQIKLPYEYPETIKMRSYNPTVTGHKGQIKKALKALLEAKKPVLYVGGGAVISEADQQLIKLAEALNLPVVSTLMGLGAFPGTHKNSLGMLGMHGLYEANMAMHNADLIFGVGVRFDDRTTNNLDKYCPNAKIMHIDIDPSSISKNVKVDLPIVGSAEKVLESMVNLLIEQGGTNDAEAMESWWSEIKQWQDRDCLAYEKSSERIKPQQVIETLHKVTNGDAYVASDVGQHQMFAALYYPFNKPRRWINSGGLGTMGFGLPAGMGVKFAKPEEEVVVVTGDGSIQMNIQELSTALQYNIPVKIINLNNRFLGMVKQWQDIVYQGRHSNSYMDSVPDFAAIAEAYGHVGMRISSPDELESGLEKALAMKDRLVFVDISVDDTEHVYPMQIKGEGMDNMWLSKTERT from the coding sequence ATGACAACAAAACCTGAAACAGCAATGTTATCCGGCGCTGAGATGGTGGTGCAGTCTCTAATTGAAGAGGGTGTAGAGCAAATCTTTGGTTACCCAGGTGGCTCTGTACTTGATATCTACGATGCGCTGCATGCTAAAACTTCTGAAATTAAACACGTATTAGTACGACACGAACAAGCCGCTACCCATATGGCTGATGGCTATACTCGTTCTACCGGTAAACCGGGCGTAGTACTTGTGTGTTCTGGTCCAGGTGCAACCAATACCGTTACAGGTATTGCGACAGCGTACATGGACTCAATCCCAATGATTGTTATTTCTGGTAACGTACCAAATAACTTGATTGGTAACGACGCCTTCCAAGAGTGTGACATCGTAGGTGTATCTCGCCCGATAGTTAAACACAGCTTTCTAGTTAAGAAAGCGGAAGACATCCCTGAAGTCGTTAAAAAAGCCTTCTATATTTCAACGACAGGACGTCCTGGTCCTGTGGTTATCGATCTACCGAAAGATATCCTAAACCCACAAATCAAGCTTCCTTATGAATACCCAGAAACGATCAAAATGCGTTCATATAACCCAACGGTTACGGGTCATAAAGGTCAAATCAAGAAGGCATTAAAAGCACTTCTTGAAGCGAAGAAGCCGGTACTTTATGTCGGCGGTGGTGCGGTTATCTCTGAGGCAGACCAACAGCTAATTAAATTGGCTGAAGCACTGAATTTACCCGTTGTAAGCACCCTAATGGGTCTTGGCGCCTTCCCTGGTACTCACAAGAACTCTTTGGGTATGTTGGGTATGCACGGTTTGTATGAAGCCAATATGGCAATGCACAATGCCGACCTTATCTTTGGGGTAGGCGTACGTTTCGATGACCGTACTACTAACAACCTAGACAAGTACTGCCCGAATGCGAAGATCATGCACATTGATATCGACCCATCTTCGATCTCTAAGAACGTGAAAGTGGATCTACCGATTGTAGGTTCTGCAGAAAAAGTACTTGAGAGCATGGTGAACCTGCTGATTGAGCAAGGTGGCACTAACGATGCTGAGGCGATGGAAAGCTGGTGGAGTGAAATTAAGCAGTGGCAAGATCGTGACTGCTTAGCTTATGAGAAATCTTCTGAGCGAATTAAGCCGCAACAAGTTATTGAAACGTTGCATAAAGTAACTAATGGCGACGCGTATGTTGCTTCGGATGTTGGTCAGCACCAGATGTTTGCCGCATTGTACTACCCATTCAACAAACCACGCCGTTGGATTAACTCGGGCGGCCTAGGCACGATGGGCTTTGGTCTACCTGCTGGTATGGGCGTTAAGTTTGCTAAACCAGAAGAAGAAGTGGTTGTTGTAACGGGCGATGGCAGTATTCAAATGAATATCCAAGAGCTGTCGACGGCACTGCAATACAATATCCCAGTTAAGATTATTAACCTGAACAACCGTTTCTTAGGAATGGTTAAACAGTGGCAAGACATTGTTTATCAAGGTCGTCACTCTAACTCATATATGGACTCTGTTCCTGATTTTGCTGCAATCGCGGAGGCTTACGGCCACGTTGGTATGCGTATTTCATCTCCGGATGAACTGGAATCAGGTTTGGAAAAAGCACTGGCGATGAAAGACCGTTTGGTATTTGTCGATATCAGTGTGGATGACACCGAGCACGTATACCCAATGCAGATCAAAGGCGAGGGTATGGATAACATGTGGCTAAGCAAAACGGAGAGAACATAA
- a CDS encoding sensor domain-containing diguanylate cyclase, whose translation MRNRKSIITLLIISIILSSAVCLYYLQRYKEVKQQSFDYSAKQAVHQLVYAKRDYDLLKTQLVSVMELLSHSQSLVNFASSPSDQTKGLLEEVWQSVLVNQKWYTQIHLLDITGKELVRVNYSSDTGRVTLPQHLQDRSDSNYFQYAQKLEAEQIGGWGIELETEHGEVTFPYSPVIRVFTPVETPDERVGYLVINLDVWGLSSRLSFSPDNDLRAEVLNDAGYFIASNNSGKLFGDSIPERKGYNLKNIAPKTWDAISNDQVGYVFEDGNLFAFNTVMLANSQKVHLLIQLNHKQLMDRAERDLNDLAYEEIIVLITVLIFAFPFAYIVTHYRRRSLESKLARAALNGMSAVMISDKQHRTMMINNEFENMTGYSKKQVIGQNALQLLLENTDQVLSSSTIWSHLEQEEVWEGEVQCKNKLRIPFTAIMRVHVVKNSSGKVSYYITSLVDISVRKELEVRLRILSERDSLSNLWNRRKFEEQLAYYSRLVERYPNEATTCLALVDIDNFKRINDELGHDEGDRVIASVAKLLQDSLRGTDFVARVGGEEFALLMPHTSLPEAKRVLERLRIEIELAAGTKVTVSVGFTDLTSNSTRSYKCADVALYESKSSGRNTVSMCPSYDDVA comes from the coding sequence ATGCGAAATAGAAAATCAATAATTACATTGCTGATTATCTCTATCATACTGTCTTCTGCAGTATGCCTGTATTATTTACAGCGCTACAAAGAAGTAAAACAGCAGAGCTTTGACTACTCGGCTAAGCAAGCCGTCCATCAGTTAGTGTATGCCAAGCGAGATTATGATCTTCTTAAGACTCAGTTAGTCTCGGTAATGGAGCTACTAAGTCATAGCCAGAGTTTGGTTAACTTTGCTTCTTCTCCTTCAGACCAAACCAAAGGTCTACTTGAAGAGGTCTGGCAATCTGTTCTTGTGAATCAGAAGTGGTATACACAAATCCATCTGTTAGATATCACAGGTAAAGAACTGGTGCGGGTTAATTATTCCTCTGATACCGGTAGGGTGACGCTACCTCAACATCTGCAAGATAGGTCAGATTCTAACTACTTCCAATACGCTCAAAAACTAGAAGCCGAACAGATTGGCGGTTGGGGTATTGAGCTTGAAACGGAGCATGGTGAAGTCACCTTCCCGTATTCGCCGGTAATCCGTGTTTTTACCCCCGTAGAAACCCCAGACGAAAGAGTAGGCTACCTTGTCATCAATCTCGATGTATGGGGCTTATCGTCGCGTCTGAGCTTTTCACCTGATAACGATCTTCGAGCAGAAGTTCTCAATGACGCGGGCTACTTCATCGCGAGTAACAACAGCGGTAAGTTGTTCGGAGACTCTATTCCTGAAAGAAAAGGCTACAATCTGAAAAATATCGCGCCGAAGACATGGGATGCGATCTCCAATGATCAGGTAGGGTACGTTTTTGAAGATGGTAATTTGTTTGCCTTTAACACGGTTATGCTCGCGAACAGTCAAAAGGTTCATTTACTGATTCAACTTAATCACAAGCAATTGATGGATCGGGCTGAGCGTGATCTGAATGATCTGGCCTATGAAGAGATCATTGTTTTGATTACGGTGCTGATTTTCGCTTTCCCGTTTGCTTACATTGTGACGCACTATCGACGCCGAAGTCTAGAGAGTAAATTGGCACGCGCCGCATTGAATGGCATGTCGGCAGTGATGATCTCTGACAAGCAACACCGCACAATGATGATCAACAACGAATTTGAGAACATGACTGGGTACAGTAAAAAACAAGTTATTGGCCAGAATGCATTGCAGTTGTTGCTTGAGAATACCGACCAAGTGCTCTCAAGTTCGACCATCTGGAGCCATTTAGAACAAGAAGAAGTATGGGAAGGGGAAGTTCAGTGTAAGAACAAGTTACGTATTCCTTTTACTGCGATCATGCGAGTTCATGTGGTCAAAAACAGTTCGGGCAAAGTCAGCTACTACATCACTTCGTTGGTTGATATTTCCGTAAGGAAGGAGCTTGAGGTGCGTTTGAGGATCTTAAGTGAACGCGACTCTTTGAGTAATCTCTGGAACCGACGAAAGTTCGAAGAGCAGTTGGCTTACTATTCTCGCTTGGTTGAGCGTTATCCTAATGAAGCGACTACGTGCTTAGCCTTAGTCGATATCGATAACTTTAAGCGAATCAATGACGAACTTGGCCACGATGAAGGCGACCGTGTGATTGCAAGTGTTGCTAAGCTTCTGCAAGATAGCCTTCGTGGGACTGACTTTGTTGCACGTGTCGGAGGAGAAGAGTTTGCACTCTTGATGCCACACACTTCACTGCCGGAAGCAAAACGCGTATTGGAACGATTACGAATCGAGATTGAGCTAGCAGCTGGAACTAAGGTAACGGTGAGTGTTGGCTTTACGGATTTAACCAGTAACAGCACTCGTTCATATAAGTGTGCTGATGTTGCACTTTACGAATCTAAATCGTCTGGCCGTAATACGGTCTCTATGTGTCCTAGCTACGATGATGTCGCTTAG
- a CDS encoding GntR family transcriptional regulator, which yields MIRQDILNGELTPGQKLVVADLKARYNVGASPIREALVQLSWSKYVKLEPQKGCWVSPVSKKELNDLYESLRVVSSVLLKKAISAGDESWELDVLTSYHKLSRVQYVSEEFDCVEWEERHQQFHVALLEGADSENMFKFFDDLINQVKRYRFLAMSAESASDDLFNIDEHEMIMKLVLSKNVEQATELLDQHLLGSMKRIEEVIEAA from the coding sequence ATGATTCGCCAAGATATTCTTAATGGTGAGTTAACCCCAGGCCAAAAGCTCGTTGTTGCTGATCTAAAAGCACGCTACAACGTTGGCGCATCCCCTATTCGTGAAGCCTTGGTACAATTATCTTGGAGCAAATACGTAAAGCTAGAGCCACAAAAAGGCTGCTGGGTATCTCCTGTATCAAAGAAAGAACTGAATGATCTCTACGAAAGCCTTCGTGTTGTCTCTTCTGTTCTGCTTAAAAAAGCGATTTCAGCGGGTGATGAGAGCTGGGAGCTAGATGTATTAACGTCTTACCATAAACTGTCGCGAGTGCAGTACGTATCTGAAGAGTTTGATTGTGTTGAGTGGGAAGAGCGCCATCAGCAGTTCCATGTTGCGTTACTTGAAGGCGCTGATTCAGAGAACATGTTTAAGTTCTTTGATGACCTAATTAACCAAGTGAAACGTTACCGCTTCCTCGCTATGTCTGCAGAAAGCGCATCTGATGATCTGTTCAATATTGATGAGCACGAAATGATCATGAAGCTAGTACTCTCTAAGAATGTAGAACAAGCGACAGAACTGCTTGATCAGCACTTACTAGGTTCAATGAAACGAATTGAAGAAGTTATCGAAGCGGCATAA
- the ilvN gene encoding acetolactate synthase small subunit — MRHIISLLMENQPGALSRVVGLFSQRGYNIESLNVSPTDDPTLSRLNVTTNSSEMQLEQIQKQLHKLIDVLKVQEVSELEHIERELLMVKVRASGFARAEVKRTADIFRGQIVDVTASQYTVQMAGTSEKLDAFIQALSEVTEVLEVARSGVVGIARGERALKA, encoded by the coding sequence ATGAGACACATCATTTCACTATTAATGGAAAACCAACCTGGTGCACTTTCTCGTGTGGTTGGCTTGTTTTCTCAGCGTGGCTACAACATCGAGTCTTTGAACGTATCTCCAACCGATGATCCGACGCTGTCTCGTCTGAACGTAACCACTAACTCAAGCGAAATGCAGCTTGAGCAGATCCAGAAACAGCTACATAAACTAATCGATGTACTTAAGGTACAAGAAGTGTCTGAGCTTGAGCATATCGAGCGTGAGCTGTTGATGGTAAAAGTACGCGCGAGCGGCTTTGCTCGTGCAGAAGTGAAGCGCACGGCTGATATCTTCCGTGGCCAAATCGTTGATGTAACGGCTTCTCAATATACGGTTCAAATGGCCGGCACTAGCGAGAAGCTTGATGCCTTCATTCAGGCATTGTCTGAAGTGACGGAAGTGCTTGAAGTAGCTCGAAGTGGTGTTGTTGGCATCGCACGAGGCGAACGTGCGTTGAAAGCCTAG
- a CDS encoding DUF2787 family protein, whose translation MNLVFDKERLVLLISTDLQDVINMVIDRSQKLTPSTHAVTINFRERAYCPENGGYHPVEILITRLNDQWIFDYITDFSYCGLMPELEKEIDFDFGHGVAYIRYMGEVPIIESSVAEFYSMWETNFLSYVGMDCFDEIEVSID comes from the coding sequence ATGAATTTAGTCTTCGATAAAGAGCGTCTAGTGCTACTAATTAGTACCGACCTTCAAGATGTAATTAACATGGTTATTGATCGCTCTCAGAAACTAACCCCGTCAACCCATGCTGTAACTATCAACTTTCGAGAACGTGCTTACTGTCCTGAAAATGGAGGGTATCACCCTGTCGAGATTCTTATCACTAGGCTTAATGATCAGTGGATTTTCGATTACATCACTGACTTTAGTTACTGTGGATTGATGCCTGAGCTAGAGAAAGAAATCGACTTTGATTTTGGTCACGGTGTGGCTTACATCCGTTACATGGGTGAAGTTCCCATTATTGAATCCAGTGTCGCTGAGTTCTATTCGATGTGGGAAACCAATTTCCTAAGCTACGTCGGAATGGACTGCTTCGATGAGATAGAAGTTTCGATAGATTAG
- the glmS gene encoding glutamine--fructose-6-phosphate transaminase (isomerizing), translating into MCGIVGAVAQRDVAEILVEGLRRLEYRGYDSAGVAVVDTESNLTRVRRLGKVQELADAVEEQQVIGGTGIAHTRWATHGEPSEANAHPHMSGDIAVVHNGIIENHEALRAMLQERGYVFTSQTDTEVIAHLVEWELRTSDSLVEALQKTAKQLDGAYGTVVVDRKDPSRIVVARSGSPIVIGFGVGENFLASDQLALLSVTRRFMYLEEGDVAEVTRRDVTVFDVAGERVEREIVESNAEHDAGDKGKYRHFMQKEIFEQPTALINTMEGRISDTSVITNAIGVKAEEILSKVEHVQIIACGTSYNSGMAARYWFESLAGVSCDVEIASEFRYRDFVVRPNSLLVTLSQSGETADTLAALRLAKEKGYMSAMTICNVAGSSLVRESDFAFMTRAGTEIGVASTKAFTTQLAAMLMMVTSIGRLQGRIDEAKETEIVQALHQLPTDIEKALAFDKEIEALATDFADKHHTLFLGRGEYYPIAMEASLKLKEISYIHAEAYAAGELKHGPLALIDADMPVVVIAPSNDLLEKLKSNVEEVRARGGLLYVFADQDAGFESDENMKIIKMPHVNEVTAPIYYTVPMQLLSYHVALIKGTDVDQPRNLAKAVTVE; encoded by the coding sequence ATGTGTGGAATTGTTGGTGCAGTAGCACAGCGTGATGTGGCTGAAATTTTAGTAGAAGGCCTTCGCCGCCTAGAATACCGTGGCTATGACTCTGCAGGTGTCGCTGTAGTCGATACTGAATCTAACCTAACTCGTGTGCGCCGCCTAGGTAAAGTGCAAGAGCTAGCTGACGCGGTAGAAGAGCAACAAGTGATTGGCGGTACAGGTATCGCTCACACACGTTGGGCAACACACGGTGAACCGTCGGAAGCGAACGCACACCCACACATGTCTGGTGATATCGCAGTTGTACACAACGGTATTATCGAAAACCACGAAGCACTGCGCGCTATGCTGCAAGAGCGTGGTTACGTATTTACTTCACAAACGGATACAGAAGTTATCGCTCACCTAGTTGAGTGGGAACTTCGTACTTCAGATTCATTGGTTGAAGCGCTACAGAAAACAGCTAAACAGCTAGACGGTGCGTACGGTACGGTTGTGGTTGATCGCAAAGATCCTAGCCGCATTGTTGTTGCTCGTTCTGGTAGCCCTATCGTTATCGGTTTTGGTGTAGGTGAGAACTTCCTAGCATCAGATCAACTTGCACTGTTAAGCGTAACACGTCGCTTCATGTACCTAGAAGAAGGTGATGTTGCTGAGGTTACTCGTCGTGATGTAACGGTATTTGATGTTGCAGGCGAGCGTGTAGAGCGTGAAATCGTAGAATCAAACGCAGAACACGATGCAGGTGACAAAGGTAAATACCGTCACTTCATGCAGAAAGAGATCTTTGAACAGCCAACTGCACTGATCAACACAATGGAAGGTCGTATTTCAGATACGTCTGTGATCACCAATGCTATCGGCGTTAAAGCGGAAGAGATCTTAAGCAAGGTTGAACACGTGCAGATCATCGCATGTGGTACGTCTTACAACTCAGGCATGGCTGCTCGTTACTGGTTTGAGTCTCTAGCGGGTGTAAGCTGTGATGTAGAGATCGCTTCTGAATTCCGTTACCGTGATTTCGTAGTTCGTCCGAACAGCCTACTAGTTACTCTGTCTCAGTCTGGTGAAACGGCTGATACGCTTGCTGCACTTCGTCTTGCAAAAGAGAAGGGCTACATGTCAGCAATGACTATCTGTAACGTTGCGGGTTCTTCGCTAGTTCGTGAATCTGACTTTGCTTTCATGACTCGCGCAGGAACAGAGATCGGTGTTGCTTCAACAAAAGCGTTTACAACTCAACTTGCAGCAATGCTGATGATGGTAACGTCGATTGGTCGCCTACAAGGTCGTATCGATGAGGCGAAAGAAACTGAAATCGTTCAAGCACTTCACCAACTACCAACAGATATCGAGAAAGCACTAGCATTTGATAAAGAGATTGAAGCGCTTGCTACAGACTTCGCTGATAAGCACCACACACTATTTCTAGGTCGTGGCGAGTACTATCCAATCGCAATGGAAGCTTCTCTTAAACTAAAAGAGATCTCTTACATCCACGCAGAAGCATACGCTGCTGGTGAGCTTAAGCATGGTCCTCTAGCACTTATTGATGCCGACATGCCAGTAGTGGTAATTGCACCAAGCAATGACCTACTAGAGAAGCTGAAATCAAACGTTGAAGAAGTACGTGCTCGTGGCGGTCTACTTTACGTATTCGCTGACCAAGACGCTGGTTTTGAAAGCGATGAGAACATGAAGATCATCAAGATGCCTCACGTAAATGAAGTAACTGCACCTATTTACTACACAGTACCGATGCAGCTGCTGTCTTACCACGTAGCGCTAATCAAAGGTACCGATGTTGACCAACCTCGTAACCTAGCGAAAGCGGTAACGGTTGAGTAA